A DNA window from Primulina tabacum isolate GXHZ01 chromosome 12, ASM2559414v2, whole genome shotgun sequence contains the following coding sequences:
- the LOC142520785 gene encoding LOW QUALITY PROTEIN: putative serine/threonine-protein kinase PBL28 (The sequence of the model RefSeq protein was modified relative to this genomic sequence to represent the inferred CDS: inserted 1 base in 1 codon), which translates to MAEATCSFSDENLLGKGGFGRVYKGTLRSGEVVAIKKMELPRFKEAEGEREFCVEVDILSRLDHPNLVTLIGYCADGKHRFLVYEYMNKGNLQDHLNGKGEVKMDWSVRLKVAIGVARGLAYLHSSSAVGIPIVHRDFKSTNILLDSNYEAKISDFGIAKLMPEGQETCVTARVLGTFGYFDPEYTLTRKLTLQSDVYAFGVVLLELLTGRRAVDLNQGPSDQNLVLQVRHILNDKKKLKKVIKQEMERGSYTMESIAMCANLASRCVRSDSRERPSMSECVKELQVIRYTNSKGLGXAMHTLRMI; encoded by the exons ATGGCAGAGGCAACTTGTTCTTTTAGCGATGAAAATTTATTAGGAAAGGGTGGATTTGGTCGAGTATACAAAGGAACACTGCGTTCTGGAGAG GTTGTAGCAATCAAGAAAATGGAGCTGCCTCGATTCAAAGAAGCGGAAGGGGAGCGAGAATTTTGTGTAGAAGTTGATATTTTGAGCAGATTAGACCATCCAAATCTTGTGACATTAATTGGGTATTGTGCAGATGGGAAGCATAGGTTCCTTGTTTATGAATATATGAACAAAGGGAACCTGCAAGATCACTTGAATG GGAAAGGAGAAGTTAAGATGGATTGGTCTGTAAGGTTGAAAGTGGCTATCGGAGTTGCTAGAGGACTTGCATACCTGCATTCAAGTTCTGCTGTTGGGATTCCTATTGTCCACAGAGACTTCAAATCCACCAACATTCTTCTTGACAGTAATTATGAAgcaaag ATATCAGATTTTGGGATAGCAAAGCTGATGCCAGAGGGACAAGAAACATGTGTGACGGCTAGAGTGCTCGGCACTTTCGGCTATTTTGATCCAGAGTATACATTG ACAAGAAAACTCACTTTACAAAGTGATGTATACGCGTTTGGAGTCGTTCTACTTGAGCTTTTGACAGGAAGAAGGGCAGTCGACCTGAACCAAGGACCAAGTGACCAAAACTTGGTACTACAG GTTAGACACATTTTGAATGACAAGAAGAAGCTGAAGAAGGTGATCAAGCAAGAAATGGAACGGGGATCATACACAATGGAGTCGATAGCCATGTGTGCGAATCTAGCATCAAGATGTGTCCGGTCAGACAGTAGAGAACGGCCCTCGATGTCAGAATGTGTAAAAGAACTTCAAGTTATTAGGTACACTAATTCTAAAGGACTTG TGGCTATGCATACACTTAGAATGATATAA